The DNA region AATTGCAGAATTGAATAAACCTGAAAATAAAGAAAAGATGATTGGCAAGACACTTTACGATGGTAGAGTTTTTAAAGAAGATAGTGAATATGTATTGGTAATGGTAGGACTACACGAAGGGTCAGAAGGATATGTAGAAAAATTAAAAGAACATGCCAATAAGAAAGGTGTTAAAGTTATAATTAGACCTGACTTAGTTGACCATTCAAGACACATAAAAGATGGTAGGAAAGTTTATTCTCTATGGGATGCATATGTGAAAGCTGATATTATTACTTATCCAAGTATTTATGAAGGATGGGGCAATCAATTCTTAGAAGGTCTATTTGCTAAGAAGCCTATGGTAGTTTTTGAATATAGTGTTTTCTTAGCTGATATTAAGGATAAAGGATTTAATTATATTAGTTTAGGAGATAAATATGAGACTTTAGAGAATGGATTAGTTAAAGTTAGTGATGATATTTTAGAAAAGGCTGCTGCTGAAACTATAAAATATCTAACTGATAAAGACTTTAGAGAAAAAGCAGTCCATGAAAATTTCAAATTAGGTAAAGAACACTATTCTTTAGAAGCTCTTGAAAAAATATTAAGGACATTATTCTAAAGAAAGGAGTAGTTTCTATGATACTTAAGCTGAAGCGGGTATCAGATAAACCTATTTTAGAGCCAAAACAGCATCATGAGTGGGAAAAAGCAGCAGTATACAATGTGGGCGCTATAAAAGATAATGGATTAGTTCATATGATATACAGAGCTACTGACAAAAACTCAAATGGTAGAGTTTGTTCTGACTACATGAACTATTTTGGATATGCTGTTAGCACAGATGGAATTAATTTTAACAGGTTAGAAAAGCCGATATTAGGACCAATTGAAGGGCAGGAGCAAAGAGGTGTAGAAGATCCTCGAATTGTAAAAATTGATGACACATATTACATGCTGTATACAGGCTTTGGTGGGAGATTTGATGGCGATTTTAGAATATGTATGGCTACAAGTAAAAACTTGATTGATTGGGAAAGACATGGAGTATTATTAGATGAACCAAATAAAGATGCTTCCTTGTTTCCAGAGAAAATAAATGGGAAGTATGTTTTAATTCATAGAAGGGCACCACATATTTGGATTGCTTATTCAGATGATTTAAAAACTTGGACAGATCATAAAATTTTAGCTGAAGTTAAAGAAGAAAATGAGTGGGAAAGCTTAAAAATAGGATTGGCTGGACCACCATTTAAAACAGAAAAGGGTTGGGTTTTAATATATCATGGTGTGAGTAAAGAAAGACGTTATTCATTAGGTATTATGCTATTAGATTTAGAAGATCCTTCAAAAGTTATATACAGACAAGATAAGCCTATTTTAGAACCTGAGCTAGATTGGGAGATTAATGGATATGTTCCTAATGTAGTATTTAGCTGCGGTCAGGCTATTATAGATGATGAACTACTAGTATATTATGGAGGAGCAGATACAGTAACAGGAGTTGCTAGGGCTAAAATGTCTGATGTAATGAAACTGTTTGAACTGGCTGTATAAGTTAGATGAGATTAAAAAATCAGAATGGAGAATGTTTAAATGTGGTGGAAAAATGCTATTATATATGAAATATTTCCAAGAAGTTTCAAAGATAGCAATGGAGACGGTATAGGAGATATACAGGGGATTATATCTAAATTGGATTACTTAAAAGATTTGGGTGTAGATGCAATTTGGCTTTGTCCTGTATATCCTTCACCTAATAATGACAGCGGATATGATGTGAGTGATTATTACGATATCTGGGATGAACTTGGAAGTATGGAAGATATAGAAGAGCTAATTGAAGAAATGCATAAAAGAGATATGAAATTAATAATGGAATTGGTAGCTAATCATACTTCTGATGAACACAAATGGTTTATTGAATCAAGAAAATCTAAAGATAATCCATATAGAAATTATTATATCTGGAGACCAGGCAAAGATGGTCAAGAACCGAATAATTGGCTCTCAACAAAGTTAGGTGGTTCTGTTTGGACTTATGATGACAATACAGAAGAATATTATTTACATCTTTATTCATCTAAGCAGCCTGATTTAAATTGGGAAAATCCAAAGGTACGTCAAGAGGTATATAATATTATGCGTTTTTGGTTTAATAAGGGTGTAGATGGATTTAGGATGGATGTAATAAACAAGATAGCTAAAGCTCCAGGATTACCCGACGTAGAGAGGAAAGAAGGAGACAAAAGAAAATATCTACCTTGTGAAGAATATTATGAAAATTATCCTAAGGTTCACGATTACTTAAAGGAAATGAATAGAGAGGTATTGTCAAAATATGAAGATAAATTAGCTATGGGTCAGACTTCTGGAGTTACACCTAAGCAGGCATATTTATACACAGGAGAAGATAGAGGAGAATTAAATCTTTTTCTTCAGTTTGAACATATTGATATCGACAGAGGGCCAAATAACAAGAAATTGCCATTTAATGCATTAGAGTTTAAAAAGAGTTTAGCAAAGTGGCAGACAGCAATGGACGGAAAATTATGGAACGCATTATTTTTTGGAAGTCATGATGCTCCTAGACCAGTTTCACACTACGGTAATGATAAAAAGTACAGAGTTGAATCAGCTAAGATGTTGGCAACAGTTTTATTTACTTTAAAAGGAACACCTATAATATATCAAGGTGAAGAAATTGGGATGACAAATGTTAGATTTGAGAATATAGAGGATTATAAAGATATAAGAACTCATAATATGTACAGGGAAAGATATTTAGAAGGTGGAGAGAATTTAAAGAACGTAATGCAAGATATTTGGGAATTGAGTCGTGATAATGCACGTACTCCAATGCAGTGGGATGATAGTGAAAATGCTGGTTTTACAAAGGGTAAGCCTTGGATAAAACCAAATCCAAATTATAAAGAAATAAATGTGCGAAAATCTCTAAATGATAGTAATTCAATATTAAACTATTATAAGAGTATGATAAAGCTGCGTAAGAGTAATGAAGTATTGTTAAACGGGGATTTTAGGTTGATATTTGAAGATGATCCAAACATTTTTGCTTATTTTAGAGAGTTGAATAAAAAGAAAGTGCTAGTTATTACAAATTTCTCAGATAAGGATATAGAAATAAATCTTTCAAGAGAAATAGGAGAAATAGATGATTTTAAGCTTTTGATTAGTAACTATGAAGTTAATGAATGGAATATAGAAAGCATAGAATTAAAACCATTTGAAGCAAGAGTATATGAGTTTGGAGCGTGACAAAATGGGGGAAGTAGTGAATAATCTAATAAACATCTTAGCAGAGAATTTATTAGGAGAAAATGAATTTGAAAACATTAATAAAGAGCAAAGTGATATAAAAAAATTCATATTATCTATGTTATTTTTACCAAATGAAAAATACAAAGAAGAAGCTAAAAAAATATTAATAGAATTAGGCAGAAAAGAAGATTTTAGAAGGTATATAAAATATTTTGAAAAAGTTTTTGATAAGGTATCTAATGAATTGGAAAGGAATTGTAGTAACTGGGAAAGTAGATTTGATAGATTGGAAACTGTTAAGGATAAGAAAAAAGAGATAAGTAGTTGGTTTTTTCCTGAAAACACACTAGATATAGATGAAGAAACTATTAAAAATATTAGAGATTCAAGAAGAGTTCAGATAATAAAGTTCAATGATAATGCAATAAAAAATCCATTTAAGCAGATACTATTTACTTCTAACATATTATTAACGATGCCTAAAGATTTCAATAAACTGCCAAAGGAATTTGCTGATAAACTTGATAAGCAGGAAGAACAGGAATACTGGTTTGACCATCCAATTCCTTTAGATATTGAAGATTCATCTAATGAAATAATATATGGTTTATCTAATTTAAATAAAGCAGTTAAAATTGAAACGGAAGAAAAGTTAAACGTAGTTTTATGTGTATCTTGTACTCATCCTTCAATTAAAAAAATTGCGAAAGAATATATTAAGTCAAAGTTAAAAAATTTAGATTTAAGTTCACTTAATATTTACATATTTACGGAAGATGATACTAAAAAAATTATCAAAGAAATCTTTGAACCTATATTAGGAAAAGATAGTGATAAAATTAAAAGCCTATATTCAACCTTTGGTGTAGATGGAAATTATGGAAGACATTATTCTTTTTTAAAAGCTATTGCTTCTTTATGGAATGTGTTAATAGATGAAAACATTATTGCTACTTATAAAATAGATTTAGATCAGGTCTTTCCACAAAAACGTATTTACAAAGAAACTGGAAGTTTTTCATTTGAGAAGTTAAAGAATAGTAGATGGGGAGCAATAGGTAAAGATAAAAGTGGAAATACAGTAAAATTGGGAATGGTAGCTGGAGCTTTAGTAAATGATAAAGACTTTGATAAGTCAATATATGAACCAGATGTAAAAAAGCCATCTGAACACTATACTTTAGACCAGTATATTTTTAATAGTCATAGACCACAATATATATCTACAATTGCAGAAATGGGTACATTATATAAAACATCAGAAGAGTGCATAATGAGATTTCATGTAACAGGTGGGATGAATGGTATTTTAGTAGAAGATTTAAATAAATTTAGACCTTTTACTCCAAGGTTTATAACAAGAGCTGAAGATCAAGCTTATATTATTTCTACTTTATACGATGAGAAAGATGGAATGTATTTAAGGTGCTACCATCAAGACCATTTTATTATGAGACATGACAAAGAAACTTTTTTATGTGAAGATTTAAAAGAATTTGAGATTCCTAAGCATGTAGGTGATTATGAGAGAATCATGTTATTTAGTCATTATGCTAATGACATACTTAAGGATTTTGATAGAATTAAAAAGGCTATTTATCCTTTTACAGGTTGTTTTATAACCCAAATACCATACACTATTACATGCTTTAGAGCATTATTTAAGGCTTATGAACTAGCCAAAGAAAATGAAAGAGATGCAAAAATATTTTTAGATAATATTGTTAATAGGATGCCTAAGGTATATGAAAAAATTGAATCAGGATATTATTTGAGGCAGTATAATGAAGACAAAGAAGCTTGGAATATATATTATGATATTTTAGCTAATAAGAAAACAAGTGATTATAAGGATATTGCTTGGGAAATAGTTAAAGATTGCAAGGTTAATTAAATCCCCCTTTAAAATAGAGAAGAGTACAGGAGTAATCTCTGTATTCTTCTCTATTTTGTTTGCCAATCAAAAAAAGAACAAAATCTTCGATAATAAATTATAAGATTGATTTTGCCTATATCCATAAACGGAAATTATATTATAAATTATCTATAATTTGATAAGGTATATAATTTCCTATGGATTATAAAAAATATTGACATATAAAACCAATTATAGTAGTATATATAGAAATATCAAAAAACGCCTATTGTACTTGATTGTACAATAGGTATTTTTTTAAAAAGGGGTGGGAATTATGTTGATAGGTCAAAAAGTAAGACTAAGGGGTATTACAGAAGAAGATTTACCTAAAGCTACCGAATATATGAATGATCCAGAAGTTATTCTTAATCTTTATACAAGTATACCTTATCCTTTGACATTAGATAGGGAAAAGAAATGGTATGAAAGTCAAATGGAAAATAAGGATACATATAATTTTGCTATAGAAACTTTAGATGAAGGATTATACATTGGTGGCTGTGGAATAAATAGGCTTGATTTGAAAAATGGAGTAGCTGTAGTAGGTATATTTATCGGTCATAAAGATTATAGAGGCAAAGGCTACGGAACAGATGCAATGAATGTTCTATTAGATTTTATATTTAATCAGATTAATGTTAATAAAGTTCAGCTTGATGTATTTGCGTTCAATGAAAGAGCAATAAAATCATATAAAAAGTGTGGTTTTATTGAAGAAGGTAGACTAAGACAGATAATTTTTAGAAATGGTAAATATCAAGATGTAATTGTTATGGGGATACTTAGAGAAGAATATTTTAAGAATAAATAAGTTGAGAAATAATGTTTATATATGGTATATAGTATAGTTTTTAGTACAGTTTTTACATTTACTGAAAGGAGATTTTTAAAATGTTTAAGATTAGAAAAAATAATGAAGTTGAAACTGAGAGGTTAATTTTAAGAAAGCTTAAAAATGATGATTTTGAGACTTTTGCAAGCATAGTTGGCGATGATGAAATAGGTAAACAGTTACCTAAAGGAGAGGGATATACTTATGAGGAAGCAAAGAGATGGTTAGATAGAATTCAATTGAGTTGGAATGAAAATAACTATGGCGTTTGGGGAGTTATAAATAAAGAAAGTGGCAATTTAATTGGATATTGTGGATTAAACAAGATTGAAGAGCTTGATGAAGTTGAGGTGTTGTACGGAATTTCTAAAGATATGTGGGGAAGAGGATATGCTACTGAGGCTGCGTATTCATCCCTAAGATTTGGATTTGAACAATTAAACTTTGAGAAAATTATTGGACTGGCTAAAATTAAGAATATTGCTTCAATTAATGTTTTGAAGAAAATAGGTTTAAAATACAAAAAGGATATGACGATTTTTCGAATTGATGTTAAGTATTTTGAATTAACTAGAGAAGAGTTCAATAATAGTTGTAAATAATAAAAGATGTAATTGTTATGGAGATACTTAGAGAAGAATATTTTAAGAATAGACGATAAATCTGGCAGTAAGCCAGATTTTTTTTGTAAATTTATAGAAAAAATAAAATAAGGTTATATATTGACTTATGTGTGAATATATTATATACTGTATATAAACAATATATACAGTGAAGGGAGCAAGAATATGTATATATTTATTTCTCATACTAATCCGGACCCGTTATATAAACAGATAAAAGATCAAATAAAAAATGCTATTGCTTCTGGTCAACTAAAAGAGGGAGAAGCACTACCTTCAATTAGAGGTTTAGCAAAAGAGTTAAAAACAAGTGTTATAACCATTAAAAGAGCATATAGCGACTTAGAAAATGAAGGGTATATTATAACAAGACCGGGATTAGGCTCTTTTGTAGCAAGTATCAGCAAAGAAAGACTAAAGGATGAAAAACTGAAAGAAATAGAGGCAAAGCTCAAAAGTATTACAGAAGATGCAGAAAAATACGGAATTAAGATTGATGATATTATTAACATTTTAAAAGAATTGGAGGGATGATATTTATGGAAAATATTTTAGAGATAAAAAATCTAAGAAAAAAATACAAGCAATTTACATTAAAAGATATATCTTTAGAATTACCTAGAGGATATATTATGGGATTGATAGGTCCAAATGGGGCAGGAAAATCTACAACCATAAAGCTAATTATGAATATGATTAAATCTGATGGTGGAGAAATAAAGGTGTTTGGATTGGATAATAAGATACATGAAGAAGAAATAAAGAGCAGAATTGGCTATATTGGAGAGGAACAATATTTTTATGAAGATATGACTGTTAGCTGGACAGAAAAATTTGTATCAAGATACTATAAAAATTGGGAAAGTGAGAAATTTTACAGCTTACTAGAAAGATTCGATATATCTAAGACTAAGAAAATAAAGGAATTATCGAAAGGAATGAAAGTAAAACTAGCATTAGCACTAGTTTTATCACATAATCCAGAATTACTCATTTTAGATGAACCTACTTCAGGATTAGACCCAGTTGTAAGAAGAGATATTTTAAATGTATTGTTAGATGTTATTCAGGATGAGAAAAAATCTATTTTAATTTCATCACATATAACCGAGGATATAGATAAAATAGCAGATTATGTAACTTATATGATTGATGGGAAAATAGTACTATCAGATGAAAAAGAAAAGATACTTTCAAATTGGAAAAAGGTTCATATAAGTAAGGAACATATTAATGACAATATAAAAAAACATCTTATGGTTGTACAGGAAAACATATTTGGTATTACTGGGATTACTAATAATTATAGCGGAATACTAAAAGAGCTTGGAGAAAATAAAGAAAGTAATGGTATAAAATTTGAAAGTGCTACATTAGACGATATTTTAGTTTCATATGTAAAGGAGGGGAAAATATGCTAAATATTATAATTAAAGATATATATCAAAGTAGGAAATTACTACTATTATATTTGTTAATGCTAGTGGGATTTATAGTAGCCGTTCATATTTTTACAGGTGATTTGGTTGGCACTGGAATATTTGCTATGATATTTCCTTTAGGACTTTCTATAAAAAATGAAATTTATGAACAGAAGAATAAAGGGTATTCTTTGATTAAATCAATGCCAATTAAATATTATAAAATTGTTGTCAGCAAATTTATTATAACTGCTATATTTGCATTGTTTGGTTTGATAATTTCAATTTGCACTATTTCAATATTAACAAAAAGTATTTATTTAGATTCAAAAATATTTGCTTTTTCAATTGGAAGTGTTACTGCAGGTATGATTTTTGTTGGTATATTTTATGCTATTGCATACAAATTCGGAGCTGAAAAAGCTAATGCTTTTATTGTAGTTTTCTTTGCTTTTACAGTAGTCCTAGCTCAAGTGGCATTTCTATTTCATAAAAATGTTTATTTAAGCAATACTATTTTAGCAATTGAGAGATTTTTCAAAAATACCAATGGCTATATTTTATTGATATATGCTTTACTGACTTATTTGTTAATTATGCTGTTGAGTATTAAAGTATTTAAAAACAGTAAGGTTGTGTAAAGTTTCCCTAAATGCAAGGGAAGCTTTTGTTCTATATAAAAGAACTTTTATTTTATAACTAATAGTAATATAATAAATAGTATAAACATTAAAGTAGGAGGTAGTTAAATGCCGAGACCTATTAAATGGAGAAGAATTGAAAACCTGCCAGAGCACGAATATTTTGTACCAGTAAATGTAGCTAATTGTGAATTAGAAGAAAATATTCTTAAAGTTGAAGAATTAGAAGCTATAAGACTTAAAGATTTAGAAGGGTTAGATCAAGAAACATGTGCTAAGAGGATGGAGGTTTCAAGACAAACCTTTCAAAGAATTTATAATGAAGCTAAGATGAAAATAGCAGATAGCTTGGTTAATGGAAAAGCTATAAGGATAAGAGGAGGAAACTATACACAGAATATATGTGTATTTGTTTGTAGTGAATGTGGGACAAGATGGGAAAATAGAGTAGAAGATATTCATGAAAATGAAATAAAGTGTCCTGAATGTGGTTCAAAAGATGTTTATTGCGCAGATAAACCTAGAAGAAGTTTTTGTCAAAATAGATGTAGAGGTAGAGGAAGAGGCTTAAGAAGACATAGAAGATGTGAAATTGACAATGAATAATTTTGTCATAAATTTGACTCTGTATTAATTATTAATACAGAGTTTTTTTTCAAAAAAGTTATTGACATATGCCCAAAACAGAATTATAATAAAATTAGAAATGAGCATATGCTAATAATAATTAAAGGAGGGCTTAAAATGCCAAGAGGGGATAGAACAGGTCCAATGGGAGCAGGACCAATGACTGGAAGAAAAATGGGTTATTGTGCAGGTTATGATGCTCCAGGATATGTAAATGCAGGATACGGAAGAGGTTACGGTAGAGGATTTGGCAGAGGATTAGGTAGAGGTTGCAGAAGAGGATTCGGAATAGGATTCGGAAGAGGTTTTGGAAGAGGTTTTGGATGGAGAGCTTTTGCTTATGATGCACCATCAAAAGAAGAACTAAAAGGATATATAAATGAAGAAATAAAATTTCTTAAAGATCAATTAGACAGCTTAGAAAAAAGATTAAAAGAACTTGACGGAAAAGAAGAAGCCTAAGGTTTTTAGCCTTAGGCTTCTTTAAGTTGTTATAATCCATAGGAAATTATAATAAAATCTTATATTTTAAAAATTTAATGCTGATTTTATTGAAGCTTTGTCTGGCATGTTTACATGCTAGAGTCGTTATAAACTACATTGAATTGTGGATAAATTCAATATAATTTCCGTAATGGATTTCAACAAAATCTACCTTAATTTATAATTTATTTAATCGAAGATTTTGTTATATCTTTTTAATAATAGCTATAACTAAAGATATTATTATAAGTCCACTTCCAATGAGGCCCCTTAGTAAAATTGTTTCATGAAGAAAGATAAATGCAAGAATTAATGTAAATAAGGGCTCTCCTAAAAGGATAATCCCTACACTTTCAGGACTTGCAACTTTTTGAGCTTTAGTTTGTAGGTACATAGTTAAACCTGTACCTAATACACCTATTACAATAATTACAATAATATTTTCTATTAATATAGTGATATTAAGACCTTCAGAAAAAATACTGAAAAACAGACTAGATATTGTAACAATTAGTAATTGTATAAATGAAAGAATGTGATTATCCTTATCAGCGCCGTATTTATCTAGTATGATAATATAAATAGTGTAGACAAAGGCACAGCCTATAACAAGTATATCGCCAAAATTCAAATTGCCGCCATTCATGCCCGATATTAAATAAAGTCCAAATATAGAAGATAATACACAAATGATAGTCCAAAATGTAGGCATACGTTTCTTTATAAAAGATTCAAATATTGGTATAAATAATACAGACAATGCTGCTAAGAAACCAGACTTTGAAGCACTTGTACGTTCTAGCCCTAATATATATAAAGCATACACAGCGAAAATTAAAAGACCTAAAATAGAGCCTATTTTCAAATCTTCTTTTTCTATTTTTAAAACTTTTTTAGTAGAGAATAGAAATAAAGTTAATGAAGCAATAAAAAACCTTCCTAATAATAAATGGAACGGAGGTATTTTATCTATATACATTTTTAAAAGAATTGTACTAACTGCCCACATAAATGAGACAAATATTAGTTCTAAATAAGCTATATATTTTGCATTATCTTTTTCTGTCGTTAACAATCTCTCCATTTACATCACTCCAGAAGTAAATTCTCACTGTCTTAAACATTATATCACAACTATAATAGTATTTAAGATGAAAAATTTTATCAGTATTATTACAAAAGTCAGAAAAAAGCAAATAATCCGACAAAAAATAACAGCAAAATTTTGAAAATTATGATAAAATAATATATGACGATTGTATAACGTACTGTTTTGGGGGAGTGATTAAATGAAAGATATAGAATTGTTAAGTCCGGGACAGAGATTGAAGAGAATTAGAAAAATCTTGGATGTTAAGCAAGAAGAATTGGCTGGGGAGAAGTTTTCTAAAAATTATATTTCTATGTTTGAAAATGATAAAAGGAAAATAAATATAATTAATGCGATTTATCTTTCAGATAAGATTAACAAGTTAGCTAAACAAAAAGGCATTGATATAAATGTAAGTGCTTCTTTGTTTCTGAAAACTGAAAAAGATATGGCTAAGGACAAGTGTTTAGAGTGGATTACATATGTTGAATCAAGAAACAATATAAGTATTTATGAAATAAATTCAAGCTTGTATAACGTTATACTATTGTCAACTAAGTATGATTTAGATGAATATAAAGCTAAAGCATTATTTTTAAAAGCGAAAAATGAACTGTTAAGAAGCCATTTTAGTTGTGCTACTACATTATTTTTAGAGTCAGTAGTTTATTATTCTAAATTAGAAGATTATATATCTATCTCTGATGTATATAAATATATCGGAATAATTTTATATAACGAAGGTAATTTTACTGAAGGGTTAATTTACTTAAACTTAGCAGAAAGCATGTTAGTTAAAAGTAAAGAGATAGATAATTCGAGAATGGAAGATATTAAATATCGTAAGGCTCTTATGTTCTATAAATTAGGACAATATGAAATGGCTAATAGTATTATACAAAAAATAAGTAATATAAATGACAAATTATTAGAACTATCAAATAAAATAAACAGCTTTATAGCTAGTTAAAAAAACAGGGACTTTAATTCCCTGTTTTTCATGTTTTTTATGCCTTATTTTTTTCTATACCGAAACCGTAACATTCTGATACAGGAACAACAAATACGAAACCTATTCCTGGATTATTTATATAATCTAATTCTTCATTTATAGCATCTATTGCTTTTCTTAATTTTTCTTTATCTCTGATAACACTTATCACAGTTTTGTTGTAAGGTCTATTGCCTTCTATCATTCTTCTAATACTTGAGAAAATAGGAACTTCTACGTTATGTTGAAGAAGTACTTTTCCCATACCAACACTATCGATTACAGTAGCACCTACTCCTATTTCGAAAAATCTTTCTAAAATTGCATCAAGCTTGCAAATTTCATTTATAACAGCAAATAAAGCGTACAACCTCAATACCTCCTTTGATTAGACATTACATTCCTTAGCTTTTATTATAGCATTTTTGGTTGCAATTGGTCCTATAATTTCTGTAATAATTGTTGTAGCTAGGAGTATTGTAATTACTAGCGAACCTAGTTGAGTTCCAGGAAACTCTCTGCTTACTACAATTGCCAAACCTACTGCTACTCCTACCTGAGATAAAAGTCCAAAACCTAGATATTTTCTTACACTATGAGGAGCTTTTGATATCATACCACCAATTGAAGCACCTAATACTTTTCCTAAGATTCTGAATACAAGATATGCTAGACCGATTAAACCTATGTGTGGCAATAAAGCAATATCAAGTCTTGAACCAGCAAGTGTAAAGAATGCTGCAATTATAGGTGGTGAAAACTTTTCGATTGCAGAGAATGCTCTTCTGCTATTAGAAGAAACATTAGCAACCATAACACCAAGTGTCATTGCTGATAATAATGGAGATAGATTGAATTTTAAAGCAACTCCTACAAGTAATATGATAACCCCTGTTGTAAATGGCAACATTTCATTTTCTTTTTTAGATATCTTAATTAGATAAGCTAGAAGTATACCTGCAATACAACCTGCTAGTAATGATAAGACTATTTCTGCAATTGGATGAACTAAAACTTTATAAATTGTAACA from Caloranaerobacter ferrireducens includes:
- a CDS encoding GntR family transcriptional regulator, whose amino-acid sequence is MYIFISHTNPDPLYKQIKDQIKNAIASGQLKEGEALPSIRGLAKELKTSVITIKRAYSDLENEGYIITRPGLGSFVASISKERLKDEKLKEIEAKLKSITEDAEKYGIKIDDIINILKELEG
- a CDS encoding glycoside hydrolase family 13 protein, which codes for MWWKNAIIYEIFPRSFKDSNGDGIGDIQGIISKLDYLKDLGVDAIWLCPVYPSPNNDSGYDVSDYYDIWDELGSMEDIEELIEEMHKRDMKLIMELVANHTSDEHKWFIESRKSKDNPYRNYYIWRPGKDGQEPNNWLSTKLGGSVWTYDDNTEEYYLHLYSSKQPDLNWENPKVRQEVYNIMRFWFNKGVDGFRMDVINKIAKAPGLPDVERKEGDKRKYLPCEEYYENYPKVHDYLKEMNREVLSKYEDKLAMGQTSGVTPKQAYLYTGEDRGELNLFLQFEHIDIDRGPNNKKLPFNALEFKKSLAKWQTAMDGKLWNALFFGSHDAPRPVSHYGNDKKYRVESAKMLATVLFTLKGTPIIYQGEEIGMTNVRFENIEDYKDIRTHNMYRERYLEGGENLKNVMQDIWELSRDNARTPMQWDDSENAGFTKGKPWIKPNPNYKEINVRKSLNDSNSILNYYKSMIKLRKSNEVLLNGDFRLIFEDDPNIFAYFRELNKKKVLVITNFSDKDIEINLSREIGEIDDFKLLISNYEVNEWNIESIELKPFEARVYEFGA
- a CDS encoding ABC transporter ATP-binding protein, coding for MENILEIKNLRKKYKQFTLKDISLELPRGYIMGLIGPNGAGKSTTIKLIMNMIKSDGGEIKVFGLDNKIHEEEIKSRIGYIGEEQYFYEDMTVSWTEKFVSRYYKNWESEKFYSLLERFDISKTKKIKELSKGMKVKLALALVLSHNPELLILDEPTSGLDPVVRRDILNVLLDVIQDEKKSILISSHITEDIDKIADYVTYMIDGKIVLSDEKEKILSNWKKVHISKEHINDNIKKHLMVVQENIFGITGITNNYSGILKELGENKESNGIKFESATLDDILVSYVKEGKIC
- a CDS encoding GNAT family N-acetyltransferase, yielding MFKIRKNNEVETERLILRKLKNDDFETFASIVGDDEIGKQLPKGEGYTYEEAKRWLDRIQLSWNENNYGVWGVINKESGNLIGYCGLNKIEELDEVEVLYGISKDMWGRGYATEAAYSSLRFGFEQLNFEKIIGLAKIKNIASINVLKKIGLKYKKDMTIFRIDVKYFELTREEFNNSCK
- a CDS encoding glycosidase; protein product: MILKLKRVSDKPILEPKQHHEWEKAAVYNVGAIKDNGLVHMIYRATDKNSNGRVCSDYMNYFGYAVSTDGINFNRLEKPILGPIEGQEQRGVEDPRIVKIDDTYYMLYTGFGGRFDGDFRICMATSKNLIDWERHGVLLDEPNKDASLFPEKINGKYVLIHRRAPHIWIAYSDDLKTWTDHKILAEVKEENEWESLKIGLAGPPFKTEKGWVLIYHGVSKERRYSLGIMLLDLEDPSKVIYRQDKPILEPELDWEINGYVPNVVFSCGQAIIDDELLVYYGGADTVTGVARAKMSDVMKLFELAV
- a CDS encoding DMT family transporter; translation: MERLLTTEKDNAKYIAYLELIFVSFMWAVSTILLKMYIDKIPPFHLLLGRFFIASLTLFLFSTKKVLKIEKEDLKIGSILGLLIFAVYALYILGLERTSASKSGFLAALSVLFIPIFESFIKKRMPTFWTIICVLSSIFGLYLISGMNGGNLNFGDILVIGCAFVYTIYIIILDKYGADKDNHILSFIQLLIVTISSLFFSIFSEGLNITILIENIIVIIVIGVLGTGLTMYLQTKAQKVASPESVGIILLGEPLFTLILAFIFLHETILLRGLIGSGLIIISLVIAIIKKI
- a CDS encoding DUF5320 domain-containing protein yields the protein MPRGDRTGPMGAGPMTGRKMGYCAGYDAPGYVNAGYGRGYGRGFGRGLGRGCRRGFGIGFGRGFGRGFGWRAFAYDAPSKEELKGYINEEIKFLKDQLDSLEKRLKELDGKEEA
- a CDS encoding GNAT family N-acetyltransferase, translating into MLIGQKVRLRGITEEDLPKATEYMNDPEVILNLYTSIPYPLTLDREKKWYESQMENKDTYNFAIETLDEGLYIGGCGINRLDLKNGVAVVGIFIGHKDYRGKGYGTDAMNVLLDFIFNQINVNKVQLDVFAFNERAIKSYKKCGFIEEGRLRQIIFRNGKYQDVIVMGILREEYFKNK
- a CDS encoding DUF134 domain-containing protein — its product is MPRPIKWRRIENLPEHEYFVPVNVANCELEENILKVEELEAIRLKDLEGLDQETCAKRMEVSRQTFQRIYNEAKMKIADSLVNGKAIRIRGGNYTQNICVFVCSECGTRWENRVEDIHENEIKCPECGSKDVYCADKPRRSFCQNRCRGRGRGLRRHRRCEIDNE
- a CDS encoding ABC-2 transporter permease, with protein sequence MLNIIIKDIYQSRKLLLLYLLMLVGFIVAVHIFTGDLVGTGIFAMIFPLGLSIKNEIYEQKNKGYSLIKSMPIKYYKIVVSKFIITAIFALFGLIISICTISILTKSIYLDSKIFAFSIGSVTAGMIFVGIFYAIAYKFGAEKANAFIVVFFAFTVVLAQVAFLFHKNVYLSNTILAIERFFKNTNGYILLIYALLTYLLIMLLSIKVFKNSKVV